The Littorina saxatilis isolate snail1 linkage group LG15, US_GU_Lsax_2.0, whole genome shotgun sequence genome contains a region encoding:
- the LOC138949001 gene encoding uncharacterized protein, giving the protein MKKKKSPKRFKMGKREVEKIKKVEKMKKMVLEAVEDEEECRKAKYIIIAILVMLGAGPLLGLTIQEVCISKCLLSRRLPQLGREFEDTVVVALFLFYVILNYVILAVIWTLFRKTLRTCYLSWLRMNTKMSMPSCVMRWILMDPKTTRSGKVYGYRKAKYVNSDIRANKR; this is encoded by the exons atgaagaagaaaaagtcacCCAAACGTTTCAAGATGGGGAAACGAGAAGTGGAGAAGATAAAGAAGGtggagaagatgaagaagatggTGTTAGAGGCGGTCGAAGACGAGGAGGAGTGCCGAAAAGCCAAGTACATCATCATCGCCATCCTGGTCATGCTCGGGGCCGGGCCTCTACTCGGCCTCACAATACAAGAG GTGTGTATCAGCAAGTGCCTGCTATCCCGACGCCTGCCCCAGTTGGGTCGTGAGTTTGAAGACACGGTCGTCGTCGCGCTCTTTCTCTTTTACGTCATCCTCAATTACGTCATTCTGGCCGTCATCTGGACGCTGTTCCGGAAGACCCTACGCACGTGTTACCTGAGCTGGCTGCGCATGAACACAAAAATGTCCATGCCCAGCTGCGTCATGCGTTGGATTCTGATGGATCCCAAGACTACGAGGAGTGGGAAGGTGTATGGCTACCGGAAGGCCAAGTACGTCAACTCAGATATCAGAGCcaacaaaagatga